A single genomic interval of Metamycoplasma salivarium harbors:
- the rsgA gene encoding ribosome small subunit-dependent GTPase A — protein sequence METGKIVKSVAGFYDVKNFADQKIYRVRGGGKLRLLDIKPIVGDYVEFEKDELIHRILGRKNFFIRPKIANVDQAIVVMSLVEPEFSSLLIDKFLIIIENKDVEPIIVLTKKDLTSGSKIDFYKNQGYKVFEINYKENTDFDGLSDLFKNKTSFFVGQTGVGKTTLINYLAKTNFKTQQISFALNRGKHTTREVSLIDFNGGEIIDTPGFSSIEFDLTIKELPTAFKNFREASKYCKFRTCKHYHESEQDCEVKRRVASGEINAERYKNYISFLERLTSL from the coding sequence ATGGAAACTGGGAAAATTGTTAAATCTGTTGCGGGTTTTTATGATGTTAAAAATTTTGCTGATCAAAAAATTTATCGCGTTAGAGGTGGCGGAAAACTTAGACTTTTAGACATTAAACCGATTGTTGGTGATTATGTTGAATTTGAAAAAGACGAGTTAATTCATAGAATTTTAGGACGTAAAAATTTCTTTATTCGTCCTAAAATTGCAAATGTTGATCAAGCAATTGTTGTAATGTCATTAGTTGAACCTGAGTTTAGTTCACTTTTAATCGATAAATTCTTGATTATTATTGAAAATAAAGATGTTGAGCCAATTATTGTTTTAACTAAAAAAGATCTTACATCAGGTTCAAAAATAGATTTTTACAAAAATCAGGGTTACAAAGTTTTTGAAATAAACTATAAAGAAAATACTGATTTTGATGGACTTAGTGATTTGTTTAAGAATAAAACAAGTTTTTTTGTTGGACAAACTGGAGTTGGTAAGACAACATTAATTAATTATTTAGCAAAAACAAACTTCAAAACTCAACAAATTTCTTTTGCATTAAATAGAGGAAAACATACAACTAGAGAAGTTAGTTTAATTGATTTTAATGGTGGAGAAATTATTGACACTCCTGGGTTCTCATCAATAGAATTTGACCTAACAATTAAAGAACTTCCAACTGCATTTAAAAACTTTAGAGAAGCCTCAAAATATTGTAAATTTAGAACTTGTAAACATTATCATGAATCAGAACAAGACTGTGAAGTAAAAAGACGTGTTGCTAGTGGGGAAATTAATGCTGAAAGATATAAAAATTACATTAGTTTCTTAGAAAGATTAACTTCACTTTAG
- a CDS encoding S1 RNA-binding domain-containing protein — MQEYEIGQIIKAKITKIWKRFVYLMTIDGRKCYLSVNEISDFFVSNIKEKFRVGEIKQVQIIGIDRNLLIVSYKQIHPIELKNPFDYKMQTKDNHFDELLDFVEKGIKYGK, encoded by the coding sequence ATGCAGGAATATGAAATTGGACAAATAATTAAAGCAAAAATTACTAAGATTTGAAAACGTTTTGTCTATTTAATGACAATTGATGGACGCAAATGCTATTTAAGTGTTAATGAAATAAGCGATTTTTTTGTTTCAAATATTAAAGAAAAATTTAGGGTTGGTGAAATCAAACAAGTACAAATAATTGGAATTGACAGAAATTTGTTAATAGTTTCATATAAACAAATACATCCAATAGAATTAAAAAACCCATTTGATTATAAAATGCAAACAAAAGACAATCACTTTGATGAATTATTAGATTTTGTAGAAAAAGGAATAAAGTATGGCAAATAG
- the tsaE gene encoding tRNA (adenosine(37)-N6)-threonylcarbamoyltransferase complex ATPase subunit type 1 TsaE: protein MGKKFVFKNNEPLNELASYILKKKDLEAILLNGELGAGKTTLVNAIAKKLGEKKPVISPTFNTILIYDNLVHIDAYKLKGSLFPYQEYFENKLVAVEWAENIINPFTKYMQIDVYFDEKGNHVFEIVKE, encoded by the coding sequence ATGGGTAAAAAGTTTGTATTTAAAAATAATGAACCACTTAACGAATTAGCTTCTTATATTCTTAAGAAAAAAGATTTAGAAGCAATTTTATTAAATGGGGAATTAGGAGCTGGTAAAACTACATTAGTTAATGCTATTGCCAAAAAATTAGGAGAAAAAAAGCCAGTTATTTCTCCTACTTTTAATACAATCTTAATTTATGATAATTTAGTACATATTGATGCTTATAAATTAAAAGGAAGCTTATTTCCTTATCAAGAATATTTTGAAAACAAGTTAGTTGCAGTTGAATGAGCGGAAAATATAATTAATCCATTTACAAAATATATGCAAATTGATGTATATTTTGATGAAAAGGGTAATCATGTGTTTGAAATTGTTAAGGAATAA
- a CDS encoding serine/threonine-protein kinase yields MAIDLSKYPNLNKHFENFKHLGNGGFGVVYSAVFKKTGKRYAIKILVCNDQTKFPTIYHRFKNEVEVMKKIKGPNVVEIFGSFVSPKESYIAMEYLEGQDLKKLLQRKNKLEVDEAINIAKEICRGLIDIHEADVVHRDLKPSNVLFDKNNTVKLIDFGISVGEDTTRVTQTNKLVGSVQYVAPELVAKSHQPSPQSDIYSLGIMLYEMLSGHLPFTGGDHNTIALQHINKELPPLEGVNVTIPQSVENIILKCTAKKVENRYASALDLYEDLNTCLNQNRAAEDKISVDKPKKKSFKEWLNSKPVAISLIVIFIVLLSVAITLTILWVKGKL; encoded by the coding sequence ATGGCGATCGATCTTTCTAAATATCCTAATTTAAATAAACATTTTGAAAACTTCAAGCACTTAGGAAATGGTGGGTTTGGAGTTGTTTATTCTGCCGTTTTTAAAAAAACTGGCAAAAGGTATGCAATTAAAATTTTAGTATGTAATGACCAAACAAAATTTCCCACAATTTATCATCGTTTTAAAAATGAAGTTGAAGTGATGAAAAAAATTAAAGGGCCAAATGTTGTTGAAATATTTGGTAGTTTTGTATCACCAAAAGAAAGTTATATTGCAATGGAGTATTTAGAAGGACAAGATCTTAAAAAACTACTGCAACGTAAGAATAAATTAGAAGTTGATGAAGCTATTAATATTGCGAAAGAAATTTGTCGTGGGCTTATTGATATTCATGAAGCTGATGTGGTTCATCGTGATTTAAAACCAAGTAATGTTTTGTTCGATAAGAATAATACTGTTAAATTAATTGACTTCGGAATTTCAGTTGGTGAAGATACAACAAGAGTAACGCAAACAAACAAATTAGTAGGATCAGTTCAATATGTTGCACCTGAACTTGTTGCAAAATCGCATCAACCTTCACCTCAAAGTGATATTTATTCATTAGGTATTATGTTATATGAAATGCTTTCAGGACATTTACCATTTACAGGTGGAGATCATAATACAATTGCATTGCAACACATTAACAAAGAACTTCCTCCATTAGAAGGAGTTAATGTGACAATTCCACAATCTGTTGAAAATATTATTTTAAAATGTACGGCAAAAAAAGTCGAAAATAGATATGCTTCTGCTTTAGATTTATATGAAGATTTAAACACATGTCTAAATCAAAATCGTGCTGCTGAAGATAAAATTTCAGTTGATAAACCTAAGAAAAAATCATTTAAAGAATGACTTAATAGTAAACCTGTCGCAATTAGTTTGATTGTTATCTTTATAGTTTTATTATCTGTTGCAATTACATTGACGATACTTTGAGTCAAAGGAAAGTTGTAG
- the tsaD gene encoding tRNA (adenosine(37)-N6)-threonylcarbamoyltransferase complex transferase subunit TsaD produces MVILAIESSHDDTSLALMKDGKPIWMETITQIEVHKKYGGTVPEIASRLHVKNIGILIEKLKRQIDLKQIDQVAYTKEPGLIGSLHVGYVVANTISRMLNKPILPLNHLEGHFFSAFINEEEIKFPIVGLIVSGGHSQLIYYKNFYNSKVVGETLDDAVGEVYDKIARKLSLDFPGGPIIDKIWQENKSIYKTIYTLPKTKNFLDLSFSGLKTHVINLINNDMNRKIQINVNKYATEFQNTVIEYLRQHMDLAIKNFHPKCVVLAGGVSANSGIRQMFESLNIKTYIPKLEYTTDNAMMIAELAYEKIRNRN; encoded by the coding sequence ATGGTTATTTTAGCAATAGAAAGTTCACATGATGATACATCATTAGCTTTAATGAAAGATGGCAAGCCTATTTGAATGGAAACAATCACACAAATTGAAGTTCATAAAAAATATGGTGGTACAGTTCCTGAAATTGCATCAAGATTACATGTTAAAAATATTGGTATTTTAATAGAAAAATTAAAAAGGCAAATTGATTTAAAACAAATTGATCAAGTAGCATATACCAAAGAACCAGGTCTTATTGGTTCATTACATGTTGGATATGTTGTTGCAAATACAATTAGTAGAATGTTAAACAAACCAATTTTGCCTTTAAATCACTTAGAAGGACATTTTTTCTCAGCTTTTATTAATGAAGAAGAAATTAAATTTCCAATTGTTGGATTAATTGTATCTGGCGGTCATAGTCAATTGATTTATTATAAAAATTTTTATAACTCAAAAGTTGTTGGCGAGACTTTAGATGATGCAGTTGGTGAAGTTTATGACAAAATTGCAAGAAAACTAAGTTTAGATTTTCCTGGTGGACCAATAATCGATAAAATTTGGCAAGAAAATAAAAGTATTTATAAAACAATTTATACGTTGCCAAAAACTAAAAACTTTTTAGATTTATCATTTAGTGGGCTTAAAACTCATGTGATTAATTTAATTAATAATGATATGAATCGCAAAATTCAAATTAATGTTAATAAATATGCAACAGAATTTCAAAATACTGTTATTGAATATCTAAGACAACACATGGATTTGGCAATCAAAAATTTTCATCCAAAATGTGTTGTTTTAGCAGGTGGTGTTTCGGCAAATTCTGGAATTAGACAAATGTTTGAATCACTAAATATAAAAACATACATTCCAAAATTAGAATATACAACAGATAATGCTATGATGATTGCAGAACTAGCTTACGAGAAAATAAGAAATAGGAATTAA
- a CDS encoding ribulose-phosphate 3-epimerase has protein sequence MKKIISPSVLDVKKEDLILYVNKLIEYGVKNVHYDVMDNIFVPNVALQYKEIEDIIKQCPKHIMDIHLMVKDVFGYYKMYRDIGDILTFHFEAFDSLDDLSILLAKAKKDNVKIGLAIKPETKIEVVFPYLKHISLLLIMSVNPGFGGQKFIQSSYDKIFAAKKYINDNELNIILQVDGGINNENIHYCFDAGINLAVVGSYLVKNFSKETIKELTK, from the coding sequence ATGAAAAAAATAATTAGTCCTTCTGTTTTAGATGTCAAAAAAGAAGATTTAATTTTATATGTTAATAAACTAATTGAATATGGTGTTAAAAATGTTCATTATGACGTAATGGACAATATTTTTGTACCTAATGTTGCATTGCAATATAAAGAAATTGAAGATATTATAAAACAATGTCCAAAACATATTATGGATATACATTTAATGGTTAAAGACGTGTTTGGTTATTATAAAATGTATAGAGATATTGGCGATATTTTAACATTTCATTTTGAAGCATTTGATTCTTTAGATGATCTAAGCATTTTACTTGCAAAAGCTAAAAAAGATAATGTCAAAATTGGACTTGCAATCAAACCTGAAACAAAAATTGAAGTAGTTTTTCCTTATTTAAAACATATTTCGCTTTTGTTAATTATGAGTGTAAATCCTGGATTTGGGGGGCAAAAATTTATTCAAAGCAGTTATGATAAAATTTTTGCTGCCAAAAAATATATTAATGACAATGAATTGAATATAATTTTGCAGGTTGATGGTGGAATTAATAATGAAAACATTCATTATTGTTTTGATGCAGGAATAAATCTTGCAGTCGTTGGATCATATTTAGTTAAAAATTTTAGTAAAGAAACAATCAAGGAACTAACAAAGTAG
- a CDS encoding ABC transporter permease subunit: MNNNVEIKNYGIYEKINNNKSLQVHAKTPLNKILISIFICLLVFFAFLNIPTSFASNGGSTFWENLKRFFSPIAKSNFYGGENLWKISFDFLFYSIKIAFLGTILGSILAFVTAYFGNKLFNSKYVYIPIKMLTILLRILPEIIFIYMFRMSFDKNLGMMLTIMWFSWIWLHEYFTRTIESIELNTYFHFLKITKSKWNAFCVEIWPQIKYKVFDYIFYSMETNMRWGSLLNKFGFIGIGSLLNLSTLNTQYLNELMIPLFVFVLFLITLDLLKWAYFKFIGNHSKYTNSKQYKNKKITKYVFTISVFLVVLTICILSIVLISNDKVYSVQTNRFFYDLFNPNWSILQNNSWNDFKSVMELISLTIVTFFIVYLIVYLKLFFENNKLYGNKKTLITKMFDTLFRNIPIVVYFLFWSPWFNHPQTAFICAFAIHSICLATKQMQASMQKVSETQIILLRVQGYSKFWIYRNYIWPLLKENRTKIMSFQFEIIFRNFAIYGIFSSSTFGQKLIYNRFNEFYNTTPYLWILILMLALVNLGVYFWQNKNRFFNSYFLFSRKLVLQSS, encoded by the coding sequence ATGAATAATAATGTTGAAATAAAAAATTATGGAATATATGAAAAAATAAACAATAATAAGTCTTTGCAAGTACATGCGAAAACTCCACTTAACAAGATTTTAATTTCAATTTTTATCTGCTTGCTAGTATTTTTTGCGTTTTTAAATATTCCCACATCATTTGCTTCAAATGGTGGTTCAACTTTTTGAGAAAATTTAAAAAGATTCTTTTCGCCAATCGCAAAAAGCAACTTTTATGGTGGCGAGAATCTTTGAAAAATTTCTTTTGATTTTCTTTTTTATTCAATCAAAATTGCTTTCTTAGGAACCATTTTAGGTTCAATTTTGGCATTTGTTACTGCTTATTTTGGTAACAAATTATTTAATAGTAAATATGTCTATATTCCAATTAAAATGTTAACAATTTTATTAAGAATACTACCTGAAATTATCTTTATTTATATGTTTAGAATGTCATTCGATAAAAATCTAGGAATGATGTTAACTATTATGTGATTTTCTTGAATTTGGTTACATGAATACTTTACAAGAACTATTGAATCAATTGAACTTAATACTTACTTTCATTTTTTAAAAATAACAAAAAGCAAATGAAATGCTTTTTGTGTCGAAATTTGACCTCAAATTAAATATAAAGTTTTTGATTACATCTTTTATTCAATGGAAACTAATATGAGATGAGGAAGTTTATTAAATAAATTTGGATTTATTGGAATTGGAAGTTTATTGAATTTAAGCACACTAAATACACAATATTTAAATGAGCTTATGATTCCATTATTTGTATTTGTTTTATTTTTAATTACTTTGGATTTATTAAAATGAGCATATTTTAAATTTATTGGGAATCATTCTAAATACACCAACTCAAAACAATATAAAAATAAAAAAATAACTAAATATGTGTTTACTATTTCGGTTTTTTTAGTTGTATTAACAATTTGTATTTTATCAATAGTATTAATCTCAAATGATAAAGTTTATTCAGTTCAAACAAATAGATTTTTCTATGATTTATTTAACCCTAATTGGTCTATTTTACAAAACAATTCGTGAAATGATTTTAAATCAGTAATGGAACTTATTTCATTGACAATTGTAACCTTTTTCATTGTTTATTTAATTGTTTATTTAAAACTCTTTTTTGAAAACAATAAATTGTATGGTAATAAAAAAACATTAATTACAAAAATGTTTGATACATTATTTAGAAATATTCCAATTGTTGTTTATTTTCTTTTCTGATCGCCTTGGTTCAACCATCCACAAACTGCATTTATTTGTGCTTTTGCAATTCATAGCATTTGTCTGGCTACAAAACAAATGCAAGCATCTATGCAAAAAGTTAGTGAAACCCAAATTATTTTGTTAAGAGTACAAGGTTATAGCAAATTTTGAATTTATAGAAATTACATTTGGCCTTTATTAAAAGAGAATAGAACAAAAATCATGAGTTTTCAATTCGAAATAATTTTTAGAAACTTTGCTATTTACGGAATTTTCTCATCTTCAACTTTTGGACAAAAACTAATTTATAATCGTTTCAATGAATTTTATAACACAACACCTTATCTTTGAATTTTAATCTTGATGCTTGCATTGGTCAATTTAGGAGTATATTTTTGACAAAATAAAAATAGGTTTTTTAATTCCTATTTCTTATTTTCTCGTAAGCTAGTTCTGCAATCATCATAG
- the cypl gene encoding ABC transporter thiamine pyrophosphate-binding lipoprotein p37/Cypl produces MKNTFLKILGFTVATATPIFAISCKQDLTFSVEYNNDKSEKFFNDVLTKYNEIIASNPNLKNLQKYRKINANYRSSGFNLAEDIVKGTSVLGLLRIANYIEKKDNLKAILQSYTTAFNFDEEYNKNYSDGSQSDDLIKIAQTAFEKFNNEKYINWTDEKYGWDGSKYKVFYNTNKLVDFYRGNVMIWGSDQEIAQIKKAWFEKDWETFRNFGIMTGSENSASKYLLQQSLFKKHFGKKFTTFAQDKLNNKDKYIIGNPKDIGKGSNIKYHIVFDELGAFAYTHNTKKGKKNDFYNPINGKIEFLTATEAAKYNVWAVNKNLNNETTDALANAILDVWKNNQDEYGPQIGINGYKKITDIENEVIKPYERLFS; encoded by the coding sequence ATGAAAAACACTTTTTTGAAAATTTTGGGATTTACAGTTGCAACAGCAACTCCTATTTTTGCAATTTCTTGTAAACAAGATTTAACATTTTCAGTTGAATATAACAATGATAAAAGTGAAAAGTTTTTTAATGATGTTTTAACAAAATATAATGAAATTATTGCTTCTAATCCTAATTTAAAAAATTTGCAAAAATATAGAAAAATTAATGCTAATTATCGTTCTTCTGGTTTTAATTTAGCTGAAGATATTGTTAAAGGAACAAGTGTTTTAGGACTACTAAGAATTGCAAATTATATTGAAAAAAAAGACAATCTTAAAGCTATTTTGCAAAGCTATACTACCGCATTTAATTTTGATGAAGAATATAACAAAAATTATAGCGATGGAAGTCAAAGTGATGATTTAATAAAAATTGCTCAAACTGCATTTGAAAAATTTAATAACGAAAAATATATTAATTGAACTGATGAAAAATATGGATGAGATGGAAGTAAATACAAGGTATTTTATAACACAAACAAGTTAGTTGATTTTTATCGTGGAAATGTCATGATTTGAGGTAGTGATCAAGAAATTGCACAAATCAAAAAAGCTTGATTTGAAAAAGATTGAGAAACTTTTCGAAATTTTGGAATTATGACAGGTTCTGAAAATAGTGCAAGCAAATATTTATTACAACAATCTCTATTCAAAAAACATTTTGGTAAGAAATTTACAACATTTGCTCAAGATAAATTAAACAATAAGGATAAATATATCATTGGCAATCCGAAAGATATTGGAAAAGGTTCAAACATAAAATACCACATTGTGTTTGATGAGCTTGGTGCTTTTGCATACACTCATAACACTAAAAAAGGCAAAAAGAATGATTTTTATAACCCTATAAATGGAAAGATTGAATTTTTAACAGCTACTGAAGCTGCAAAATATAATGTTTGAGCAGTTAATAAAAATTTGAATAATGAAACTACTGATGCACTAGCTAATGCAATTTTAGATGTTTGAAAGAATAATCAAGATGAATATGGACCACAAATTGGCATTAATGGTTATAAAAAAATAACTGATATTGAAAATGAAGTTATAAAACCTTATGAAAGGTTATTTAGTTAA